ttctttgcctttggtttgaatatcctcccgtagctcggagtaatttgatcgtgtgaagccttcttctctcagctcgtcaaagtcattctccgtccagctttgttccgttgctggtgaggaactgcgttcctttggaggaggagaggtactctgctttttagagtttccagtttttctgctctgttttttccccatctttgtggttttatctacttttggtcttcgatgatggtgatgtacagatgggtttttggtgtggatgtcctttctgttagttttccttctaacagacaggaccctcagctgcaggtctgttggagtacctggccggccatgtgaggtgtcagtctgcccctgctggggggtgcctcccagttaggctgctcgggggtcaggggtcagggacccacttgaggaggcagtcagcccgttctcagatctccagttgcgtgctgggagaaccactgctctcctcaaagctgtcagacagggacatttaagtctgcagaggttactgctgtctttttgtttgtctgtgccctgcccccagaggtggagcctacagaggcaggcaggccttcttgagctgtggtgggctccacccagttcaagcttccaggctgctttgtttacctaagcgagcctgggcaatggcgggcgcccctcccccagcctcgctgccgacttgctgtttgatctcagactgctgtgctagcaatcagcgagactccgtgggcgtaggaccctctgagccaggtgcgggctatactctcctggggcaccgtttcctaagcccgtcggaaaagcacagtattcgggtggcccgattttccaggtgccgtctgtcacccctggaaagggaactccctgaccccttgcgcttcccgagtgaggcaatgcctcgcccctgcttcggctggcgcacggtgcactcacccactgacctgcgcccactgtctggcactccctagtgagatgaacacggtacctcagatggaaatgcagaaatcacccgtcttctgcgtcgctcgcgctgggagctgtagactggagctgttcctattcagccatcttggctcggAAGTTGGTTTTTCAAGTGAATGATGTGGAAGCAAAAACAAAGTTGAAAAccacaaaaaaagttaaattaattttgaaacaTGGAACCTCATTCATATTTGTTCTCTAAAGGTTTTGTCTTTTACATCTAAGTCCTGGgtttgattttttgtgtgtgcgtgtatggTTAAGAGATAGGAATCCAGTCTGAATTTACTGACGAATTTCCCCAGTGATCTACAATACTACCTGTGTCATATATCACTTTTACATAAATGTAGTTATCTACTCCTGGTCTGTTTTTGTGTTGGTGCGTATCGTCTCAATATTTCAGCTTTAAAATATGCTTTGACACGTGGTAGAGCAGGTGTGTTACgaaaaattttaggctgggcgtggtggctcatgcctgtaatcccaacactttgggaggccaaggcgggtggatcacaaggtcaggagttcaagaccagccaatatggtgaaaccccgtctctactaaaatacaaagattagctgggcatgatggcaggcgcctgtagtcccagctacttgggaggctgaggcaggagaatagcttgaacccgggaggcggaggttgcagtgaaccgagatcacaccactgcactccagcctgggtgacagagcgagattccatttcaaaaaagaaaaagaaaaattttaaatatatataaatgtagagAGAATAAGTTCTTCTGGAACTTAGGGTATATATCAGACCTTTTCCTTCTATTGTTCATGTCTCAActtctatttcatattttttttctaatgtctttGCTCATGAGTGATAATtacctgtcattttatttttttttgagacagaatttcactcttttgccaaggctggagttaagtggtgcaatctcggctcactgcaacctccactaccgagttcaagcaattctcctgcctcagcctcccaagtatctgggattacaggcgcgtgccaccacacccagctaatttttatatttttagtagagatggggtttcgccttgttggccaggctggtctcgaattcctgatctcaggtgatccacttgccttggcctcccaaaatgctgggattacaggcatgagccactgcgcccggcctgtcattttcctttctttataataCTTGCTTGGTTTTGGTAATTAGCCTTTTAAGTGAGTTGGGAGTATTCTCACTTTTTCATTGTTTGAAAAAGTTGTGCAAGTTTGGAATTAGCTGTTATTAGAATTTTGGTATAACTTGCCTATAAAACCACTTCATTCTGGTGTTtcaattattgtttttttaaggaaactatccatttcttctattttttcaaatatagatGCAACAAAGATCACAAAGAGACCGTTATGAGCTATCTTacctcaatatattttttttttgagacagagtctcgctctgttgcccaggctgcagtacagtggtgtgatcatggctcactgcagcctcaacatcttgagctcaagcaatcctctcatcttagcctcctgagtagctgggactacaggtgcacaccactacatctggctaattaaaaattttttttttgcagagacagagtcgcacgttgcccaggctggtcttgaactcctgggctgagacaatcctcctgcttgggcttcccaaagtgctaggattactggcatgaaccaccacgcctggcctatttgtcATATTTTCTATCACTGGATCTTTGTGCTTAAGTTTTTGGAGaggtttccaatttttttctttcccactctTCCCGGGGCTAAGGCCAAGATACAAAAGTATTCTCACTGTCTTTCTCAGCATATGTGACGGGATATTCTAGTAAACACACCGAAACTGCTGCTTTTCAGGGCTCTATGCTTTGGGCACATATCTCTGATCTAACCTCCTCAACTTGCTCAAGTCCTGGGCTTTGTCTTCCATGCATACGATGCCCTTTGAAGCATAGGCTTTAGACCCTGAGGGAATGGCGGATATTCCTAGGGCAAGCATTAGTACTTTTTTTGAATTTGtactttccctttttttctagtCTCAGAAGATAATCATTACCTCTTGATAGTTTAATCATactcatgttttaaaattatatatatatttccacatgtatatgcacatgtgtgtctatatacctattttttttcaggctttttattgttgtttagcAAGTTTCTCTGGCAGTTGTTAGAAACTTAAGTCTATCTATTTGATCTTTAAATTGCTGTAATTGCAAATCTCTTAGCGTGGCaaattaaaaactaagaaaagagCATCATTGCCATCTGGTGGAGAGACCTACTATTACCAATCTAAATGAGACCCAATGATTCAGGCAAGGCCTTCTCATTCCTCCCACATTTAGTAACTGAGTCCTGTCAAATCTTTAATTATTAGGTCTTTCAAATCTGTACCTTGACTTCCATTCTCCCAGTGCCTTagtccagtttcttttttttttttcttttttttttggctaaaatCATTGCTTTTGAATTggtctccttcttcttttttttctaaagagaaggggtctcactttgtcacccaggctggagtggaatggcatgatcatagcttattgctaccttgaattcctaggctcaagggaactcctcccacctcaaccttcagaacagctgggacaacaggcgcatgccactgtacccagctgatttttaaattttctgtagagatgtggtctcaccatcttgcccagagtggtcttcaactcttgggctcaaatgattctctcgcctcagcctcccaaagtgctgggattacaggtgtaagccactacacttggctttTCTCCCTTTAGTTactattctttcaaaatattttccttgttcCTGTTGTCAATCTTGTTTTTACACTTCCACAttaatttgatgtttttattttattttttttttttgagactgagtctcactctattgcccaggctggagtgcagtggcactatctgggctcattgcaacctccacctcccgggttcaagcaattctcctgcctcagtctcccgagtaggtgagattacaggtgtgcgccaccacacccagctaattttgtatttctagtagagatggggtttcaccatgttagtcaggctggtcttgaactcctgaccccaggtgatccacccgcctcagcctcccaaagtgctgggattacaggcgtgagccactgcacccggccttaattTGATGGGTTCTGTATCAAGTTCTTGCTTATGAGCAAAAACTGTGGAACCAATAACAGCAGTCTGGCTAGAGATGAGAACAATGTAGAAGTCCAATAAATGTTGGCTGAATTGAAAAAGTGGCACCATTTGCTCGTTTGCCTAATTTATCTAGGAAGCAGTACACGCGCAGAAATTCCCAAGCTGTTTTCTATAATAACATATTAATGAATGACATTCACATGTGTAATACTCCTGTGGGCTTacccagagttttttttttaaacttaaaattatttttaattacaaaaggcATACATACCTAACACTTTAAAAATTCACAGTTTTGTGAATGAACAAATACACTGATAATGCTGAGTGCCAGGGTTTTGACTGTGGAAGAAGATAAAAGTAAGGAGTAGGGAAAGGCAAGGAAGAACCCTGTAGGGTTGGACTGGAACTGGAGATAACAGTAAAACTTGTGATTTCTAATATATGTTTCCTAGCTCTTTCTGTCAAAGGGGCCTAAAAGCAATGACAACCCAGGAGGCTCAGATCATGGTTTCTAAAAACCATTCTCCACTAAAAGAAACTAaggctctttggagaaatggctgattccaaggCTTTAGTAGAATGTTTTCCTTATAGTAGAATGCCAcagaataaacatagaaataataatacaattgGAAGAATCCCCACTTGGCAACACCAGAGTAACAATTAATTCCACCAAGAAATATCACTGGATGCTAAAATGAATGTGTGAAAGTTTGTTGAGAAACAAAATAGTTATCATCTGAAAGTATTTCCCCACAAAATGCTTATTAACTTaatgtaaaaaattagaaactttaCAGTAGAGTAATATAGCAGATATCACCTAAAACAAGTGATCAAAATTAACATCCTTGTAATGGGACAACTGACACCATGATACGGTGCACTGAAAAGAACAATGACATTTCTGTGGTATCCTCGCCAAAAATGTATAAGCTCAGCCTAATCATCAAGAAATACCAGAAAAACCCAGATGAAGAGTTACTCTATAAAAAGTCTATGGgttgggaacaacagacactggggactactagaggagggagggacagaaggTGCAAGGGttggaaaactacctattgggtactatgctcactacctgggtatcGGGATCAATGgtgccccaaacctcagcatcacacaatatacccatgtaacaaacttgcacatatactccctgagcctaaaataaaagttgaaattaaaaaaaaaatacaactggcCCATAACCTTAGCATTTTGAAAGACTGGTTGAAGAACTGCTCCAGAATAAAGGAGACTacagacatgacaactaaatgtaatataCTCCAGACTGGATCCCagatcagacttttttttttttttttgcatattactGAAACAATTagcaaaatatgaaaaagattTGATAATAGTAATGtattaatgttaattttctgattttggtaATTGTGCTATGGCTATGCAGGAAAACACCCTTGTTCTTTGGAAACACAAACTTAAGTAATTGGGGTAAAGAGGCATCACATCTGTAAGGAACattcaaatggctcagaaaaaaGTACTTACTCGAAGTTGATGAGAAAGGGAAACCTCTTCCTTACAGTAGAATGACAACTAATTAATACAGAAATAATAATGGAGTTAGAACAATCACAATTTTGGAAACATCCTAGTAAAAATTTATTCAGACAAGAATCGTCAAAGGATGCTAAATCGAGGAGGGGTAGATTTGATGAGGAACAGAATTGTCAACAAAGTCTCAAAGTTTCTCCTCACAAATTACCCACTAAttgcaaaaggaaaaacaataatgATACAGTGGAGAAACTGGACATCTTACCCAAGTGATCAAAATTAGCATCACCAATAAGGGGCAAATGGACATTCTGTGCATCTGGATGTATACCTGCAATACATATCACTTACAGCATTTCAAACCTCACTGCACAATCCGAATCTAaccatgaggaaacatcagaaaaCCCCAAATCGAAGAATACTCTATCCTTTAGCTGTcctgtatttttcaaatatattactattataaaaaaataaagaaaagctgaGGAACTGCTCCAGATTAGAGAGTTATGGCATTACAACATATGATCCTAGGCTGGATCGTGGAGCtgaaaaaaattaccaataaaacagcaaatgaaattgaaatatggACTGTAAAGTATTATGTCAATGTTAAGTTTCTGAACTTGATAGCTGTACTTGGGTAAGACAGCATGCTTGTTCTTATGAAGTATATATGTAGTATTAAAGGGTAAAAAGTATGATGTCTACAATATACTTTCTAATGGGTCAAGGATTCTAGGATACACACCCCCAGGTAAGGGAACTGGGAGTTAAAAGGTATTCGAAGGCTGCCATAAGGATGTAAAGAGTTAAGTCTCTACCCTTACACCCACTCCAGAGAAAAACAGTACTATTAGCTTCCTGTGTTTTCCATATGGATACATAAACTTCTGCACACATATGTAATTCTTCTATCGTTCTGACAGCTATATATTCTAATGgatgaatatataaaatgtccTTCAGTGTTCTATTGGCATTTGTTTCTAGTATCTTTTATATTACAATCTGATATCTTAACAATTAGATTCTTTCAtcacttttacatttattttgataaaagttatgtttggctttaattgtttgtttttaaactttttttctgctttttatttttcaactctgGCTGTGGCATAAGGCCTTAATTCTGTCATCTTATTTTGTTATAGTGTCTATTTGTAtgccttccttttaaaaatattttatgttcatgttTTGTTTTAGGGTTTTCCTCTTCATATAGTAAATACTTCTATTCAATTTATgaccatcattattattatttagagaataTGGAGATGGTTCTGAGGTACAATACAACAAAAATCTTCATAGGAGAACCTAAGTGTGGCCATTGGATGATCCATTCATGGAAGGAGGCTACTCAAAGTATGAAGATAAAATGTGAGCTGgacaagaactacaaaacacgctgaaagaaatcagagatgacacaaacaaatggaaaaacattccaagctcatgagCTAGAAGAATaatgtcattaaaatggccatattgcccaaagcaatccacagattcaatgctattcctatcaaactacaaacatcatttttcacagaattagaaaaattctgccgggcccagtggctcacgcctgtaatcccagcactttgggaggctgaggtgggtggatcacagggtcaggagttcaagaccagcctggctaagatgatgaaaccccatctctactaaaattacataaattagctgagcatggttggCGGGCtccttaatcccagctattcgggaggctggggcaggagaattgcttgaactcgggaggcagaggttgcagtgagccgagattgcaccactgcattcagagcctgggagacagagcaagactccgtctcaaaaacaaaaaaaaagaaaaatccactctaaaattcatatggaaccaaaaaatcaatcctaagcaaataaaacaaagctgaggtatcacattacctgagttaaactatactacaaagaggctacaataaccaaaacagcacggtacaggtataaaaacagacccatagaccaatggaatggaacagacagaaataaagctacacccctacagccatctgacctttaacaaagttaacaaaaataagcaacagagaaaggattccctaattcaataaatggtgctagaatagctgtctagccatatgcagaagaatcaaactggacccctatctttcaccatatacaaaaattacctcaagatagattaaagacttaaatataaggggccgggtgcagtggctcatgcctgtaatctcagcactttgggagactgaggtgggtggatcacttgaggttaggagtttaagaccagcctggccaacatggtgaaaccccgtccctactaaaaatagaaaaattagccaggcatggtggcatgtgcctgtaatcctagttaggtcaggaggctgaggcatgagaatcgcttgagcctgggaggtggaggttgtggtgagccaagattgcaccactgtactccagcctgggcaacagagggagactctgtctttgaaaaaaaaaaaaaaaaaaagatttaaatgtaagacttcaagCTGTAAGagtcctggaagaaaacctacaAAATAACATCTGGACATCAGCTATGGGAAAGAACTTAcagctaagtcctcaaaagcaactgcaacaaaaacaaaaattggcaagtggagcctaattaaactaaagagcttctgcaccgcaaaaggaactatcaatacagtaaacagacaacctacagaatgggagaaaatattcacaaactatgcatctgaaaaaggtctaatgtccaaaatctataaggaactaaaacaattcagaaaacaaaaaccaaataactcgtggccaggtgtggtggctcactcctgtaatccctgcactttgggaggctgagatgggtggatcacctgaggtcaggaattcgagatcaggctggccagcatggtgaaaccctgtctctactaaaagtaccaaaattagccacgcgtggtggcaggcacctgtaatcccagctactcaggaggctggggcaggagaatcgcttgaacccaggaggtggaagttgcagtgagctgagatggtgccattgcactctagcctgggtgacaacagcgaaactccatctcaaaacaaaaacaaaaacaaacatacacacacagaaacaaaaaaaccattaaaaaaatgccaaaagacatgaacagacacttctcaaaagacgacatacAAGTGgttaacaaacatgaaaaaatgctcaacattactaatcagataaatgcaaatcaaaaccacaatgagttacaatatcacaccagtcagaatggctattatcaaaaagtcaaaaaaataacagatgctggtgaggctgtgggaaAAAGGGAATGCTTCAACACCGTAAAAGCCAGTACAATGTAGAATGTGCCTACactgatggaaatgcaaattagttcagccactgtgaaagcagtttggagatttctcaaagaagttaaaacagaactaccatttgaaccagcaattCCATGACTGGATATAcatccaaatgaaaataaattgttctaccaaaaagacacatacactcacatattcatcacagcactattcacaacagcaaagacacagaatcaacctagatgctcatcaatagtggactggataaagaaaattggtacatatacaccacagaatactatgcagccataaaaaagaatgaaaatcatgtcttttgcagcaacatggatgcagctggaggtcattatagtGAAtatacacaggaacagaaaaccgaagaccgcatgttctcacttatcagtggGAACTAagcaatgggtacacatggacataaaaatgagAACAGACATAGGGGACTactggagggaagaggggagggaaggggtgaAAAACCACCTGTTggactatgctcactacctgggtgacaggatcatttgtacctcaaacctcagcatcacaaaatatacccatataactcacctgcacatgtaccccctacatctaaaataaaagttgaaattctaaaaaaaaaacaaaaaaaaatgaaatgtgagttagGCAAGTCCAGATTCTAGTTGATCCCTGAGAAATGTACTTTTCTCCAAGTCAATTAATCCAATCTTTAATGGATCTGGGACGCTCTCTGACCAGGTCGTTATGAGTTCCCTATGTTATAATTAAAAACCCCAAACTGATTAAGCATGAGAGGATACGTCCTGCTCTCAGAGAAATTATTATATTCTGCATTATCCTTGTAATTTTTCTGGATATGAATAAATAACAATGTATCtcagaaaaacacattttgaaaagcCTTATAAAGTTAAAACTTTAAATGCTTTTCATCAAAATGTTATGACCAATAAAAATGCCATTCATGTATCTCATCACACTTTCTATACATTTTGTAgtgatatgtatttatacatactgCAGTTGGAAATAGGGAATGCTTTTTTGGTCTCCCATGGTAGGCTTCAGGTTTTAAAAGCAGAAGTCCTGAACCTCTGAAGGCAACATAAGAAAAGTATTCATTTGAAACCTGTAGTGTTAAAAAAAACGAAAGAGAGAGGCCAAgttctgtggctcacacctgtatcccagcactttggaaggctgaggccagaggattgcttgagatcagaagttcgagaacagcttgggcaacatagcgagtcctggtctctactaaaaataaaaactagctgagcacagtggcacacgcctgtagtccccagctacttaggaggctgaggtggaagaagtgcttgagcccagcagatggaggctgcagagagcttgATGAtatcctctgcactccagcctgggcaacagagtcagatcctgtatccaaaaaaaaaaaaaaaaaaacaaaacaaattttaaaaagggagagTCAAgatgtttgctttatttatttctttcagggGGCAAGacaggaggtaaaaaaaaaaaaaaaaaagtttggttttTGCTTCAAAGAGCTTTTCTCAGAGTAGGGATTTATTTTCATTACATGCAACATGGACAAACACTGTTCTGGTTTTCACGACAATTTGAATTCAAAGTaatatgtttttctaaaattcaGTGTATTTATTTGGACATATGGATGCTCCTTGTGTTCTTGGTCACATATTAAAGGAACTGGCACTTTGGCTGCaagaacaaataaacaatatCGTAAATCCAACTGGTCTTTGATTTGGGTCTAGGTTAATAACTAAAGAACCATTCAGCAATAATGGCTTGAAACATTTATATATCCTATGAAACTGCAATTAGTTAACAGGCTGCTGATTCTAATAACTATGACACCAGTAAGAGAGTGAGGGGAGAAATGTTAAATCTGGATGCCAAATTCAGAGCAAAATATCTATTATCTTCTTACTTTTGCAGTATCTATAAATAAAGTGGGGGGGGGGAGAATTATACgaataatgttaaataaaagtgcATACAGAACTGAGAAATATTTTCATGGAATTTGCCACTTAGTTCTTAAAATGCTTATAAGGAAAATAACCATTTACAGCAAAAGACTAGTTACACTGTTGCTGTTTAGAACATGAGAGCAAAATGAATAACAATCAAATTCTCTGGTTTATACTTAATCGTCTTAAAATGTTATACTATAAGTTGACATCTATGCCTTGAAAATTCAAGGCAGAAAGTAAAATCATTTAGAAAGCCAGAAATTCCACCAATACATCTAGACAGATGTTTGCTTGTAGTTTTTGGTATCCAAAACCTTTTTTCCACACATCGCACAGATGCCTGAAACAAAAGAAGATATGTGATCAATCAAATCATAATACCAACTGTTTGGTTTAAGTCAATCCTGAAgcttaaaacataatttaacagcatcaggaaagaaaagaaaagaaaaaaaaatatatatatatatatatatacttttaattatAAACAGGTTTTAGGTTCTATTTTGCCTTAGGATAAAGAGAGTGTCTGGCTAACAGAATTTATGACAGGCTACATCTTTTCTGTTAACCAAATTAGCAGCAAATGAAGTAGGTTTTATGAATAGAAAATGGTATTAAAAGAAACTTACCTTTTTTGTAGGCACAGCCCTGGCAGTAATGAGAACCTGGTTGGTGCACAGAACTTTTACAAATTCTGCAAGTGGAGAACTTATTCTTTCCATATGGATCAaatctagaaattttttttaaagagagaaaattgtATATTACACTAGAAACACTCTTAAATAACCCCACTTACGCAACACACAGGATTAATCCATGCTCTCCATCCCTCCATCAACCTCTACAATTGATGGGTTTAGCCTATTCCAGACGGCTACTGTCCGATATGCCTGTACATCTCTGCTCTGCTCCATCCATGTGAGATATATACTTATAAAGAATCAGTTGTACAGTATTTATTCTTGACGTGTTCATATCAATTGTATCTGTCATTCTATTTGTGTGACATAAATATCATGGAAACTGATGAAATGTGGGTGCAAAAAGAGTGACTGATTCCATAAAACCTAAGTGACTATTTTAGGATGACCAGGAATCATCTGAATTGCTATTGAATTAGGTATGGGTAAGACAACTGTTGAAAACTGGGGGAAAATCACTAGGAAAGGAACTCCACACCTCAAGCATCAATTTTTGCTCTACTTTAAAGATACTGAACATATTCTGATTGTGATTTTTGTGACGACAATCATGTAGGGCACTTATCAGTCGATTTATGTTCAAAAGGCTTTGTTTCAATAC
This genomic window from Pongo pygmaeus isolate AG05252 chromosome 12, NHGRI_mPonPyg2-v2.0_pri, whole genome shotgun sequence contains:
- the CRIPT gene encoding cysteine-rich PDZ-binding protein → MVCEKCEKKLGTVITPDTWKDGARNTTESGGRKLNENKALTSKKARFDPYGKNKFSTCRICKSSVHQPGSHYCQGCAYKKGICAMCGKKVLDTKNYKQTSV